In Eriocheir sinensis breed Jianghai 21 chromosome 3, ASM2467909v1, whole genome shotgun sequence, a genomic segment contains:
- the LOC127006774 gene encoding translation initiation factor eIF-2B subunit beta-like → MVQLTEKEFIDKLRFEKYESEQVKAEESLCLMECIVASSRWKTGSDLLNLLRNIGTSVQAKMPWETTPCNMVQRVMKIVIDEYNTLHGENEGVEYPSLSQSMLVDPACGDLPKCTEIIPELRDRVLEAIAEQKAEVEQSQELIALQGESKIHNDEVIMTCGMCPLVLAFLTKAAKQRKFHVIVAECAPKYDGHPMAKALCTAGIQTTLIQDSAVFPMMSRVNKVIIGTKTVVSNGGIKTFVGAASLASAAKFYSVPLYVCTPTYKFSLMRCEEICHENSTDIIPSGTSFASSVNIALAKLDYVPPENVTSFITNNRGIAPSYVYRQLSELYHPASYDL, encoded by the exons ATGGTGCAGCTTACGGAGAAAGAGTTCATCGACAAACTTAGGTTTGA AAAATATGAAAGTGAGCAGGTTAAGGCTGAAGAAAGCTTATGTCTCATGGAATGCATAGTCGCCAGTTCTCGATGGAAGACAGGGAG TGACCTCCTCAATCTACTGCGCAACATAGGAACCTCAGTTCAAGCCAAAATGCCTTGGGAAACAACACCCTGCAATATGGTGCAGCGTGTCATGAAA ATAGTGATTGATGAATACAATACATTGCATGGAGAAAATGAAGGTGTGGAGTATCCAAGCCTCTCTCAGTCCATGCTGGTTGACCCAGCCTGTGGAGATCTACCTAAATGCACTGAGATTATTCCAGAGCTGCGTGACAGAGTACTTGAGGCCATTGCAGAACAGAAAGCTGAAGTTGAACAAAG CCAAGAACTGATTGCCCTGCAAGGTGAAAGCAAGATCCATAATGATGAAGTTATTATGACGTGTGGGATGTGTCCATTAGTTCTCGCCTTCTTGACCAAAGCAGCCAAACAAAGGAAGTTCCATGTCATTGTTGCTGAATGTGCCCCAAAATATGAT GGTCATCCAATGGCAAAAGCTTTATGTACTGCTGGAATCCAAACTACACTAATTCAAGATTCTGCTGTCTTCCCGATGATGTCCCGCGTCAACAAGGTCATCATTGGCACTAAGACAGTTGTTAGCAATGGAGGCATCAAGACATTTGTGGGTGCTGCCTCTCTTGCCTCGGCAGCAAAGTTTTATTCTGTTCCT CTGTATGTCTGCACTCCCACTTACAAGTTTAGTTTGATGAGATGTGAAGAAATCTGTCATGAAAATAGTACAGACATTATTCCCTCTGGAACaagctttgcatcatctgtaaATATTGCTTTAGCCAAGCTAGACTATGTTCCCCCAGAGAATGTTACCAGCTTCATAACAAACAA CCGAGGCATTGCACCATCCTATGTGTATCGACAACTCAGTGAACTGTACCATCCTGCTTCTTATGATCTCTAA